A stretch of the Bubalus kerabau isolate K-KA32 ecotype Philippines breed swamp buffalo chromosome 11, PCC_UOA_SB_1v2, whole genome shotgun sequence genome encodes the following:
- the C11H2orf15 gene encoding LOW QUALITY PROTEIN: uncharacterized protein C2orf15 homolog (The sequence of the model RefSeq protein was modified relative to this genomic sequence to represent the inferred CDS: substituted 1 base at 1 genomic stop codon), which produces MGFSPSKSATQVSALHMDXKVGDRLMQRTEKSKLEPVTQLFQNTKKIRLENTDQEAFTRSKDTGTGYLSEKALGPVMCVTESDGIEMTDVE; this is translated from the coding sequence ATGGGGTTTTCCCCAAGTAAATCTGCTACTCAAGTTTCTGCTTTGCATATGGATTGAAAAGTGGGTGATCGCTTAATGCAAaggacagagaaaagcaaattggAGCCAGTGACTCAGTTATTTCAAAACACCAAGAAAATAAGATTAGAAAACACAGATCAAGAAGCCTTTACAAGGAGCAAAGACACTGGCACAGGATATCTTTCAGAGAAAGCCTTGGGTCCAGTGATGTGTGTTACAGAAAGTGATGGGATAGAAATGACAGATGTCGAATGA